A DNA window from Pseudomonas tohonis contains the following coding sequences:
- a CDS encoding sterol desaturase family protein: MAASNKWLMSSLAYYLDFFTAPLFVLGALLIGPVLPWQLVGGLLLWSFIEYGVHRFLFHSLYRREHWTHHLDVLAFIGISSWKTSAVYALLLPLCAYLGLASLYAGLVAGYFLYISLHYVMHRPGHWFYRFIPGLVFNHDLHHRKGIEKNFGVSSPLWDHVFGTYVRVAEKETAAG, encoded by the coding sequence ATGGCCGCCTCCAACAAATGGCTGATGTCCTCGCTCGCCTACTACCTGGACTTCTTCACCGCCCCGCTGTTCGTCCTCGGCGCACTGCTGATCGGCCCGGTCCTGCCCTGGCAGCTGGTCGGCGGCCTGTTGCTGTGGTCGTTCATCGAGTACGGCGTGCACCGTTTCCTGTTCCACTCGCTGTATCGCCGCGAGCACTGGACCCACCACCTCGACGTGCTGGCGTTCATCGGCATCTCCAGCTGGAAGACCAGTGCGGTCTACGCGCTGCTGCTCCCGCTGTGCGCGTACCTCGGCCTGGCCTCGCTCTATGCCGGGCTGGTCGCGGGCTACTTCCTCTACATTTCCCTGCACTACGTCATGCATCGCCCCGGGCACTGGTTCTACCGCTTCATTCCCGGCCTGGTGTTCAACCATGACCTGCACCACAGGAAGGGGATCGAGAAGAACTTCGGCGTTTCTTCGCCGCTCTGGGATCACGTCTTCGGCACCTATGTCCGCGTTGCCGAAAAGGAGACCGCGGCGGGCTGA
- the alr gene encoding alanine racemase — protein MRPARALIDLEALRHNYRLARETTGAKALAVIKADAYGHGAVRCAQALQAEADGFAVACIEEALELRQAGITGPILLLEGFFEADELPLIEQHALWCVVHSTWQLEAIERASLRQPLTVWLKMDSGMHRVGLHPAEYRDGYQRLMASGKVGKIVLMSHFARADELDSGSAAEQVAVFEQARAGLAAEVSLRNSPAVLGWPQVPSDWVRPGIMLYGATPFEQPHELAARLKPVMTLESKVISVRELPAGQPVGYGARFVTERPTRVGVVAMGYADGYPRHAPTGTPVAIDGQLSRLIGRVSMDMLTVDLTDLPQAGLGSRVEFWGAQVPASEVAIQAGTIPYQIFCNLRRVPLIYR, from the coding sequence ATGCGTCCCGCCCGTGCCCTGATCGACCTCGAAGCGCTGCGCCACAACTACCGCCTCGCCCGTGAAACCACCGGCGCCAAGGCCCTGGCCGTCATCAAGGCGGACGCCTACGGGCACGGTGCGGTGCGTTGCGCCCAGGCGTTGCAGGCGGAGGCCGACGGCTTCGCCGTGGCCTGCATCGAGGAAGCGCTGGAGCTGCGCCAGGCGGGCATCACCGGCCCCATCCTGTTGCTGGAAGGCTTCTTCGAGGCGGACGAGCTCCCCCTGATCGAGCAGCACGCACTCTGGTGCGTGGTGCATTCCACCTGGCAGCTGGAGGCCATCGAGCGCGCCAGCCTGCGCCAGCCGCTCACGGTGTGGCTGAAGATGGACTCGGGCATGCACCGGGTCGGCCTGCATCCCGCCGAATACCGCGACGGCTACCAGCGGCTGATGGCCAGCGGCAAGGTCGGCAAGATCGTGCTGATGAGCCACTTCGCCCGGGCCGATGAGCTGGACAGCGGCAGTGCCGCCGAGCAGGTCGCGGTATTCGAGCAGGCCCGCGCGGGCCTCGCGGCGGAGGTCAGCCTGCGCAACTCCCCGGCGGTGCTGGGTTGGCCACAGGTGCCGAGCGACTGGGTGCGACCCGGGATCATGCTCTACGGCGCCACGCCCTTCGAGCAACCGCACGAACTGGCTGCGCGCCTGAAGCCGGTGATGACCCTGGAGTCGAAGGTCATCAGCGTGCGTGAGCTGCCGGCCGGCCAGCCGGTCGGCTATGGCGCGCGTTTCGTCACCGAGCGGCCGACCCGCGTCGGCGTGGTCGCCATGGGCTACGCCGATGGCTATCCCCGGCATGCGCCGACCGGCACGCCGGTGGCCATCGACGGGCAGCTCTCGCGCCTGATCGGTCGCGTGTCCATGGACATGCTCACCGTCGACCTCACCGATCTGCCGCAGGCCGGGCTCGGCAGCCGCGTCGAGTTCTGGGGCGCTCAGGTACCGGCCAGCGAGGTCGCCATCCAGGCCGGCACCATTCCCTACCAGATCTTCTGCAACCTGCGCCGGGTGCCGCTGATCTACCGCTGA
- a CDS encoding c-type cytochrome gives MNLINKMLAAHVAVLALWAVSAQAATDDAIAERIKPVGEVCVQGQECKGVEAVAAAAGGGAKTPDDIIAKHCGACHTAGVLGAPKIGDTAAWKERADHQGGLDGILAKAITGINAMPPKGTCADCTDDELKATIKKMSGL, from the coding sequence GTGAACCTAATAAACAAAATGCTGGCAGCGCACGTTGCCGTATTGGCCCTTTGGGCTGTAAGCGCTCAGGCCGCGACCGACGATGCCATCGCCGAACGCATCAAGCCGGTGGGCGAAGTCTGTGTCCAGGGCCAGGAATGCAAAGGCGTCGAAGCCGTAGCCGCCGCTGCTGGCGGTGGCGCGAAGACGCCGGACGACATCATCGCCAAGCACTGTGGCGCCTGCCACACCGCCGGCGTCCTGGGTGCACCGAAGATCGGCGACACCGCTGCCTGGAAAGAGCGTGCCGACCACCAGGGCGGCCTCGACGGCATCCTGGCCAAGGCCATCACCGGTATCAACGCAATGCCCCCGAAAGGCACCTGCGCCGACTGCACCGATGACGAGCTGAAAGCGACCATCAAGAAGATGTCCGGCCTGTAA
- a CDS encoding Lrp/AsnC ligand binding domain-containing protein yields MRTQHQSRRELDKIDRNILRILQEDGRISFTELGERVGLSTTPCTERVRRLEREGIIMGYNARLNPQHLKASLLVFVEISLDYKSGDTFEDFRRAVLKLPHVLECHLVSGDFDYLVKARINEMASYRKLLGDILLKLPHVRESKSYIVMEEVKESLNLPIPE; encoded by the coding sequence ATGCGTACCCAGCATCAATCGCGTCGTGAGTTAGACAAGATAGACCGGAATATTTTACGAATCCTCCAGGAGGATGGCCGTATCTCCTTCACCGAGCTGGGCGAGCGCGTGGGCCTTTCCACCACACCCTGCACCGAACGGGTACGCCGCCTGGAACGCGAGGGGATCATCATGGGCTACAACGCCCGGCTGAACCCGCAGCACCTCAAGGCGAGCCTGCTGGTGTTCGTCGAGATCAGCCTGGACTACAAGTCCGGCGACACCTTCGAGGACTTCCGCCGCGCCGTCCTCAAGCTGCCCCACGTGCTCGAATGCCACCTGGTTTCCGGTGACTTCGACTACCTGGTGAAGGCGCGGATCAACGAGATGGCGTCCTACCGCAAGCTGCTCGGCGACATCCTCCTGAAGCTGCCGCACGTGCGCGAGTCGAAGTCCTACATCGTGATGGAAGAGGTCAAGGAATCCCTCAACCTGCCCATTCCCGAGTGA
- a CDS encoding xanthine phosphoribosyltransferase, with translation MNILKEKILSEGIVLSDQVLKVDAFLNHQIDPQLMKHIGHEFAERFRGQGITKIVTIEASGIAPAVMAGLELGIPVIFARKFQSLTLKNDLLISKVFSFTRQTESTIAISAKHLTASDHVLVIDDFLANGHAAKALIDLISQAGASIAGLGIVIEKSFQDGRALLESEGYRVESLARVGSLADGSVTFID, from the coding sequence GTGAACATTCTCAAAGAAAAGATCCTCTCCGAAGGCATCGTGCTTTCCGACCAGGTGCTGAAGGTGGACGCCTTCCTCAACCACCAGATCGACCCGCAGCTCATGAAGCACATCGGCCATGAGTTCGCCGAGCGCTTCCGCGGCCAGGGCATCACCAAGATCGTCACCATCGAAGCCTCGGGCATCGCCCCGGCGGTGATGGCCGGCCTGGAGCTGGGCATCCCGGTGATCTTCGCCCGCAAGTTCCAGTCGCTGACGCTGAAGAACGACCTGCTGATCTCCAAGGTGTTCTCCTTCACCAGGCAGACCGAGAGCACCATCGCCATCTCCGCCAAGCACCTGACGGCCTCCGACCATGTGCTGGTGATCGACGACTTCCTCGCCAACGGCCACGCCGCCAAGGCGCTGATCGACCTGATCAGCCAGGCGGGCGCGAGCATCGCCGGCCTCGGCATCGTCATCGAGAAGTCCTTCCAGGATGGCCGCGCCCTGCTGGAAAGCGAAGGCTACCGGGTGGAATCCCTGGCCCGCGTCGGCTCCCTGGCCGACGGCAGCGTCACCTTCATCGATTGA
- a CDS encoding RidA family protein, which yields MSLQRLRTEARYSEIVIHNGTVYLAGQLDEALNPGIERQTRETLDAIDRMLAEAGTDKSRILSVTIYLKDIDADYAGMNAVWDAWVAKGAAPARACVEAKMYSPEVLVEMTVVAALP from the coding sequence ATGTCACTACAGCGCCTGCGCACTGAAGCCCGCTACAGCGAGATCGTCATCCACAACGGCACCGTCTACCTGGCGGGCCAGCTGGATGAAGCGCTGAACCCGGGCATCGAGCGCCAGACCCGCGAAACCCTCGATGCCATCGACCGCATGCTCGCCGAGGCCGGCACCGACAAGAGCCGCATCCTCTCGGTGACCATCTACCTCAAGGACATCGACGCGGACTACGCCGGCATGAACGCCGTGTGGGACGCCTGGGTCGCCAAGGGCGCCGCCCCGGCCCGCGCCTGCGTCGAGGCGAAGATGTACTCGCCCGAGGTGCTGGTGGAAATGACCGTGGTCGCCGCCCTGCCCTGA
- a CDS encoding putative bifunctional diguanylate cyclase/phosphodiesterase, which yields MSALAEPTRMLLLAETPGWAESLRELLGSLGSVAPLITAPSWEAASSLFDDADGGLLLCTPGLLPAPGRCHLPTILLLEHEPEEAPAGVSDWLVHGQLTPDLLRRSLRYLRERRTLQDTLHSLAEQDPLTGIANRQGFQTLLAARLAEFAGRGLALGHLDLDNFRHANDALGYQAGDRLILQVVARLKGELAAGDQLARLGSDEFALLLDTRRDPSRAEKVAERIAEALGEPYWVDGESLLIGCSLGIAHARSDEGADPLMWHAHIAMQQAKAVQGCTFHVFDERINRSARSLADLESELRRALRRDELELHYQPRLCLETGRIVGLEALVRWRHAERGLLSPNEFVPLAEESGLIVPLGYWVISRALRDMQWLRGRGLPALHMAVNLSFRQFQDSQLLPTLNRLISERGVDAQWLEFELTETAVMRRSEQVQQTMQALGKVGVRFSLDDFGTGFSSFVHLNSLPITLLKIDKSFVGGMQDRPENRQLVRAMINLAHNLNLEVVAEGVETSEQLALLRQFGCDQVQGYWISKPLPLADLARFLVFGVRQPLLGNLPSL from the coding sequence TTGTCCGCGCTTGCCGAGCCCACGCGCATGCTCCTGCTGGCGGAAACGCCTGGCTGGGCGGAATCCTTACGCGAGCTGCTCGGCTCGCTGGGCAGCGTCGCCCCGCTCATCACCGCCCCTTCCTGGGAAGCCGCGAGCAGCCTGTTCGACGATGCCGACGGCGGCCTGTTGCTGTGCACCCCCGGCCTGCTGCCGGCCCCCGGCCGCTGCCACCTGCCCACCATCCTGCTGCTGGAGCACGAGCCCGAAGAGGCCCCCGCCGGCGTCAGCGACTGGCTGGTGCATGGCCAACTGACCCCGGACCTGCTGCGCCGCAGCCTGCGCTACCTGCGCGAGCGCCGCACCCTGCAGGACACCCTGCACAGCCTGGCCGAGCAGGACCCGCTCACCGGCATCGCCAATCGCCAGGGCTTCCAGACCCTGCTGGCGGCCCGCCTTGCCGAGTTCGCCGGGCGCGGCCTGGCGCTGGGCCACCTGGACCTCGACAACTTCCGCCACGCCAACGACGCCCTCGGCTACCAGGCCGGCGACCGCCTGATCCTGCAGGTCGTGGCGCGGCTCAAGGGCGAGCTGGCTGCCGGCGACCAGCTCGCCCGCCTGGGCAGCGACGAGTTCGCCCTGCTGCTGGACACCCGCCGCGACCCGTCCCGCGCCGAGAAGGTCGCCGAACGCATCGCCGAAGCGCTCGGCGAGCCCTATTGGGTCGATGGCGAGAGCCTGCTGATCGGCTGCAGCCTGGGCATCGCCCATGCCCGCTCCGACGAGGGCGCCGACCCGCTGATGTGGCACGCGCACATCGCCATGCAGCAGGCCAAGGCCGTGCAGGGCTGCACCTTCCACGTGTTCGACGAACGCATCAACCGCAGCGCCCGCAGCCTCGCCGACCTGGAAAGCGAGCTGCGCCGGGCCCTGCGCCGCGACGAGCTGGAACTCCACTACCAGCCGCGCCTGTGCCTGGAGACCGGCCGCATCGTCGGCCTCGAGGCCCTGGTGCGCTGGCGCCACGCCGAGCGCGGCCTGCTCTCGCCCAACGAATTCGTGCCCCTGGCCGAGGAAAGCGGGCTGATCGTACCGCTCGGCTACTGGGTCATCTCCCGTGCCCTGCGCGACATGCAATGGCTGCGCGGACGCGGCCTGCCGGCGCTGCACATGGCGGTGAACCTGTCCTTCCGCCAGTTCCAGGACAGCCAGCTGCTGCCGACCCTCAACCGCCTGATCAGCGAGCGCGGCGTCGACGCCCAGTGGCTCGAGTTCGAACTCACCGAGACGGCGGTCATGCGCCGCAGCGAGCAGGTGCAACAGACCATGCAGGCCCTGGGCAAGGTCGGCGTGCGTTTCTCCCTGGACGACTTCGGCACCGGCTTCTCCTCCTTCGTCCACCTCAACAGCCTGCCCATCACCCTGCTGAAGATCGACAAGAGCTTCGTCGGCGGCATGCAGGATCGTCCCGAGAACCGCCAGCTGGTGCGCGCGATGATCAACCTGGCGCACAACCTCAACCTGGAAGTGGTGGCCGAAGGCGTCGAGACCTCCGAGCAACTGGCCCTGCTGCGCCAGTTCGGCTGCGACCAGGTGCAGGGCTACTGGATCAGCAAGCCGCTGCCATTGGCCGACCTCGCGCGCTTTCTGGTGTTCGGCGTGCGCCAGCCGCTGCTGGGCAACCTGCCGAGCCTCTAG
- a CDS encoding cupin domain-containing protein, which produces MDVGVRLQAIRKLKGLSQRELAKRAGVTNSTISMIEKNSVSPSISSLKKVLGGIPMSLVEFFSLDLEQDNQTQVVYRASELTDICSGAITMKLVGKAHPSRAIAFLDETYPPGSDTGDEMYAHEGEEAGMLVEGRLELTVGNELFILEPGDSYYFESSKPHRFRNPFDLPARLISATTPANF; this is translated from the coding sequence TTGGACGTCGGTGTTCGACTGCAAGCTATCCGCAAGCTCAAAGGCCTCTCCCAGCGTGAACTCGCCAAACGTGCAGGCGTTACCAACAGCACGATTTCCATGATCGAAAAGAACAGCGTGAGCCCCTCCATCAGTTCGCTGAAGAAGGTGCTCGGGGGCATCCCCATGTCGCTGGTGGAATTCTTTTCCCTCGATCTGGAACAGGACAACCAGACCCAGGTCGTCTACCGGGCTTCCGAACTTACCGATATCTGCAGTGGTGCGATCACCATGAAGCTGGTGGGCAAGGCCCATCCCAGCCGCGCCATCGCCTTCCTCGACGAGACCTACCCGCCGGGCAGCGACACGGGTGACGAGATGTACGCCCATGAAGGCGAAGAGGCAGGGATGCTGGTCGAGGGCCGCCTCGAACTGACCGTCGGCAACGAGCTGTTCATCCTCGAGCCGGGCGACAGCTACTACTTCGAGAGCAGCAAGCCGCACCGCTTCCGCAATCCGTTCGACCTGCCGGCCCGCCTGATCAGCGCGACCACGCCGGCCAATTTCTAA
- the dadA gene encoding D-amino acid dehydrogenase, with protein sequence MRVMVLGSGVIGTASAYYLAREGFEVVVVDRQNAVAMETSFANAGQVSPGYASPWAAPGVPLKAIKWLLQKHAPLAIKATGDIGQYLWMAQMLRNCTAARYAVNKERMVRLSEYSRDCLDELRAETGIAYEGRQLGTTQLFRTQAQLDAAAKDIAVLESSGVPYEVLDRAGIARAEPALAKVTDKLAGALRLPNDQTGDCQMFTTRLAQMARDLGVEFRFGQDIQRLDFAGDRINGVWIDGKLETADRYVLALGSYSPQLLKPLGIKAPVYPLKGYSLTVPITNPEMAPTSTILDETYKVAITRFDDRIRVGGMAEIAGFDLSLNPRRRETLEMITADLYPQGGDLARAEFWTGLRPATPDGTPIVGATPFRNLFLNTGHGTLGWTMACGSGRLLADLMARKRPQISAEGLDIFRYGNTKESQKHVTTAPAH encoded by the coding sequence ATGCGAGTGATGGTGCTGGGCAGCGGTGTGATCGGTACGGCGAGTGCCTACTATCTGGCCCGGGAAGGCTTCGAAGTCGTGGTGGTCGACCGGCAGAACGCCGTCGCCATGGAGACCTCCTTCGCCAACGCGGGCCAGGTCTCTCCTGGCTATGCCTCGCCCTGGGCCGCCCCGGGCGTGCCGCTGAAGGCCATCAAGTGGCTGCTGCAGAAACACGCGCCCCTGGCCATCAAGGCCACCGGCGACATCGGCCAGTACCTGTGGATGGCGCAGATGCTGCGCAACTGCACCGCCGCCCGCTACGCGGTGAACAAGGAGCGCATGGTGCGCCTGTCCGAGTACAGCCGCGACTGCCTCGACGAGCTCCGCGCCGAGACCGGCATCGCCTACGAAGGCCGCCAGCTCGGCACCACCCAGCTGTTCCGCACCCAGGCCCAGCTCGATGCCGCGGCCAAGGACATCGCCGTGCTGGAAAGCTCCGGCGTGCCTTATGAAGTGCTCGATCGCGCCGGCATCGCCCGCGCCGAGCCGGCCCTGGCCAAGGTCACCGACAAGCTGGCCGGCGCCCTGCGCCTGCCCAACGACCAGACCGGCGACTGCCAGATGTTCACCACCCGCCTCGCCCAGATGGCCCGTGACCTGGGCGTGGAGTTCCGCTTCGGCCAGGACATCCAGCGCCTGGACTTCGCCGGTGACCGCATCAATGGCGTATGGATCGACGGCAAGCTGGAAACCGCCGACCGCTACGTGCTCGCCCTCGGCAGCTACAGCCCGCAGCTGCTCAAGCCGCTGGGCATCAAGGCCCCGGTCTACCCGCTCAAGGGCTACTCGCTGACCGTGCCCATCACCAACCCGGAGATGGCCCCGACCTCCACCATCCTGGATGAGACCTACAAGGTCGCGATCACCCGGTTCGACGACCGCATCCGCGTCGGCGGCATGGCCGAGATCGCCGGCTTCGACCTGTCGCTGAACCCGCGTCGCCGCGAGACCCTGGAAATGATCACCGCCGATCTCTACCCGCAGGGTGGCGACCTGGCCCGCGCCGAGTTCTGGACCGGCCTGCGCCCGGCGACCCCGGACGGCACGCCGATCGTGGGCGCGACCCCGTTCCGCAACCTGTTCCTGAATACCGGACACGGTACCCTTGGCTGGACCATGGCCTGCGGTTCCGGCCGCCTGCTCGCCGACCTGATGGCGCGCAAGCGTCCGCAGATCAGCGCCGAAGGCCTGGACATCTTCCGTTATGGCAACACCAAGGAGAGCCAGAAACATGTCACTACAGCGCCTGCGCACTGA
- a CDS encoding NAD(P)/FAD-dependent oxidoreductase, which translates to MNARVRHSVHSDQHAPSYYAATANRRIEHPPLAGEEVADVCVVGGGFSGLNTAIELARRGFSVVLLEAHKIGWGASGRNGGQLIRGVGHDVEHFESVVGRDGVRALKLMGLEAVELVRRRVEEFAIDCDLTWGYCDLANTARDLAGFAEDMEDLKSLGYRHEMRLLQPGEMRSVVGSDRYAGGLIDMGSGHLHPLNLALGEAAAASSLGVRLFEHSAVQRIDYGPEVKVHTAQGQVRAKTLVLGCNAYLNDLNPTLGGKVLPAGSYIIATERLPEALARQLLPQNMAVCDQRVALDYYRLSADNRLLFGGACHYSGRDPADIGAYMRPKMLEVFPQLADVRIDYQWGGMIGIGANRLPQIGRLPDQPNVYFAQAYSGHGVNATHLAGRLLAEAISGEQGGGFDVFAKVPHITFPGGKLLRSPLLALGMLWYRIRESVGNSLAK; encoded by the coding sequence ATGAACGCCCGCGTTCGCCATTCGGTCCACAGCGACCAGCACGCCCCCTCCTATTACGCCGCGACCGCCAACCGTCGCATCGAGCATCCGCCCCTGGCGGGCGAGGAGGTGGCCGACGTCTGCGTCGTCGGTGGCGGCTTCTCCGGGCTGAACACCGCCATCGAACTGGCCAGGCGCGGCTTCTCGGTGGTGCTGCTGGAGGCGCACAAGATCGGTTGGGGCGCCAGCGGGCGCAACGGCGGCCAATTGATCCGCGGTGTCGGCCACGACGTCGAGCATTTCGAATCGGTGGTCGGCCGGGACGGCGTGCGCGCGCTCAAACTGATGGGCCTGGAGGCCGTGGAGCTGGTGCGCCGCCGGGTGGAGGAGTTCGCCATCGACTGCGACCTCACCTGGGGCTATTGCGACCTGGCCAATACGGCCCGCGACCTCGCCGGCTTCGCCGAGGACATGGAGGACCTCAAGTCCCTCGGCTACCGCCACGAGATGCGCCTGCTGCAGCCGGGCGAGATGCGCAGCGTGGTGGGGTCCGACCGCTACGCCGGCGGTCTGATCGACATGGGCTCCGGCCACCTGCACCCGCTGAACCTGGCCCTGGGCGAGGCCGCCGCCGCCAGCTCGCTGGGCGTGCGCCTGTTCGAACACTCCGCGGTGCAGCGCATCGACTACGGCCCGGAGGTCAAGGTGCACACCGCCCAGGGCCAGGTCCGCGCGAAGACCCTGGTGCTCGGCTGCAACGCCTACCTCAACGACCTCAACCCGACCCTCGGCGGCAAGGTGCTCCCGGCGGGCAGCTACATCATCGCCACCGAGCGCCTGCCCGAGGCGCTGGCCAGGCAGCTGCTGCCGCAGAACATGGCGGTGTGCGACCAGCGCGTAGCCCTCGACTACTACCGCCTCTCCGCCGACAACCGCCTGCTGTTCGGCGGCGCCTGCCACTATTCCGGGCGCGACCCGGCGGACATCGGCGCCTACATGCGGCCGAAGATGCTGGAGGTGTTCCCTCAACTGGCCGATGTGCGCATCGACTACCAGTGGGGCGGCATGATCGGCATCGGCGCCAACCGCCTGCCGCAGATCGGCCGCCTGCCGGACCAGCCCAACGTCTACTTCGCCCAGGCCTATTCCGGCCACGGGGTCAACGCCACCCACCTGGCGGGCAGGCTGCTGGCCGAGGCCATCAGCGGCGAACAGGGCGGCGGCTTCGACGTGTTCGCCAAGGTGCCCCACATCACCTTCCCCGGCGGCAAGCTGCTGCGCTCGCCGCTGCTGGCCCTCGGCATGCTCTGGTACCGGATCAGGGAAAGCGTCGGCAACAGCCTGGCGAAATGA
- the rep gene encoding DNA helicase Rep translates to MSRLNPRQQEAVNYVGGPLLVLAGAGSGKTSVITRKIAYLVQECGIRAQYIVAVTFTNKAAREMKARVGTLLRGAEGRGLTVSTFHNLGLNIIRKEHARLGYKPGFSIFDESDIKALLTDIMQKEYAGDDGADEVKNYIGSWKNDLILPEEALANARNPKEQTAAVVYLHYQRTLKAYNAVDFDDLILLPVKLFQENPDILEKWQQRVRYMLVDEYQDTNASQYLLVKMLVQHRAQFTVVGDDDQSIYAWRGARPENLMQLKDDFPSLKVVMLEQNYRSTSRILKCANVLIANNPHVFEKQLWSEMGVGDPIRVIRCRNEDAEAERIAMEILTLHLKTERPYSQFAILYRGNHQAKLMELKLQHHQVPYRLSGGTSFFGRQEVKDLMSYFRLLVNPDDDNAFLRVINVPRREIGSTTLEKLGNYATERKISMYAAADEVGLGEHLDSRYTERLQRFKRFMDKVRQQCAQTDPIAALRSMVMDIDYENWIRQNASSDKVAEFRMGNVWFLIDALKNTLERDEDGEMTIEEAIAKLVLRDMLERQQEEEEGADGVQMMTLHASKGLEFPYVFIMGVEEDILPHRSSIEADTIEEERRLAYVGITRARQNLAMTFAAKRKQYGEIIDCAPSRFLDELPQEDLQWEGMEDTPVEVKAVRGNTALADIRAMLRKP, encoded by the coding sequence ATGTCCCGACTCAATCCCCGGCAGCAGGAAGCCGTGAACTATGTCGGCGGCCCTCTCCTGGTGCTCGCCGGCGCCGGCTCCGGCAAGACCAGCGTGATCACCCGCAAGATCGCCTACCTCGTGCAGGAATGCGGCATCCGCGCCCAGTACATCGTGGCCGTCACCTTCACCAACAAGGCCGCCCGCGAGATGAAGGCGCGTGTCGGCACGCTGTTGCGCGGCGCCGAAGGCCGCGGCCTGACAGTGTCCACCTTCCACAACCTGGGCCTGAACATCATCCGCAAGGAGCACGCCCGGCTGGGCTACAAGCCGGGCTTCTCGATCTTCGACGAGTCGGACATCAAGGCGCTGCTGACGGACATCATGCAGAAGGAGTACGCCGGGGACGATGGCGCCGATGAGGTGAAGAACTACATCGGCTCCTGGAAGAACGACCTGATCCTGCCCGAGGAAGCGCTGGCCAACGCGCGCAACCCCAAGGAGCAGACCGCCGCGGTGGTGTACCTGCACTACCAGCGCACCCTCAAGGCCTACAACGCGGTCGACTTCGACGACCTGATCCTGCTGCCGGTGAAGCTGTTCCAGGAGAACCCGGACATCCTCGAGAAATGGCAGCAGCGCGTGCGCTACATGCTCGTGGACGAATACCAGGACACCAACGCCAGCCAGTACCTGCTGGTGAAGATGCTGGTGCAGCACCGGGCGCAGTTCACAGTGGTGGGTGACGACGACCAGTCGATCTACGCCTGGCGCGGCGCGCGACCGGAAAACCTGATGCAGCTCAAGGACGACTTCCCGTCGCTGAAGGTGGTGATGCTGGAGCAGAACTACCGCTCCACCAGCCGCATCCTCAAGTGCGCCAACGTGCTGATCGCCAACAACCCCCACGTGTTCGAGAAGCAGCTGTGGAGCGAGATGGGCGTCGGCGACCCGATCCGGGTGATCCGCTGCCGCAACGAGGATGCCGAGGCCGAGCGCATCGCCATGGAGATCCTCACGCTGCACCTGAAGACCGAACGCCCCTACAGCCAGTTCGCCATCCTCTACCGTGGCAACCACCAGGCCAAGCTGATGGAGCTGAAGCTGCAGCACCACCAGGTACCCTACAGGCTGTCGGGCGGCACCAGCTTCTTCGGCCGCCAGGAAGTGAAGGACCTGATGTCCTACTTCCGCCTGCTGGTGAACCCGGACGATGACAACGCCTTCCTCCGCGTGATCAACGTGCCACGCCGGGAAATCGGTTCCACCACCCTGGAGAAGCTCGGCAACTACGCCACCGAGCGCAAGATCTCGATGTACGCCGCCGCCGACGAGGTCGGCCTCGGCGAGCACCTCGACAGCCGCTACACCGAGCGCCTGCAGCGCTTCAAGCGCTTCATGGACAAGGTCCGCCAGCAATGTGCGCAGACCGATCCCATCGCCGCCCTGCGCAGCATGGTGATGGACATCGACTACGAGAACTGGATCCGCCAGAACGCCTCCAGCGACAAGGTCGCCGAGTTCCGCATGGGCAACGTCTGGTTCCTCATCGACGCCCTGAAGAACACCCTCGAGCGCGACGAGGACGGCGAGATGACCATCGAGGAGGCGATCGCCAAGCTGGTGCTGCGCGACATGCTGGAGCGCCAGCAGGAAGAGGAGGAGGGCGCCGACGGGGTGCAGATGATGACGCTGCACGCGTCCAAGGGCCTGGAATTCCCTTACGTGTTCATCATGGGCGTGGAGGAAGACATCCTGCCCCACCGCTCCAGCATCGAGGCCGACACCATCGAGGAGGAGCGCCGGCTCGCCTATGTCGGCATCACCCGCGCCCGGCAGAACCTGGCCATGACCTTCGCCGCCAAGCGCAAGCAGTACGGCGAGATCATCGACTGCGCGCCGAGCCGCTTCCTCGACGAGCTGCCGCAGGAAGACCTGCAGTGGGAAGGCATGGAGGACACGCCGGTCGAGGTCAAGGCGGTGCGCGGCAACACGGCGCTGGCGGACATCCGCGCCATGCTCAGGAAGCCCTGA